The proteins below are encoded in one region of Corynebacterium felinum:
- a CDS encoding type I restriction endonuclease subunit R yields MTNASASFNENIVELAALDYFAQLGYQTVSGAFIAPGEPAAEREDYSQVILWDRLREAAARINPRVSRRQIEQAIVKLQRAESQSLIDENLRVHDLLTKGISVEKRERDGRLSYEHVWFIDFGNPDNNDWAAINQFTIIENKNRRPDVLVYVNGLPLALLELKNPVTENATLRSAWNQIQTYRRDIPSVFITNVMTVISDGTSAAMSSFSGAFEHYAPWKTIDGRDVVTNRPALEVLIKGVFNKQRFLDLFLNFTVFSEETVTDKKTKEKSLVLIKRIAKYHQYWAVNAAIESTVMAAGPDGDRRGGVVWHTQGSGKSFEMVFYAAKIMRDPRMANPTLVFITDRNDLDDQLFAEVFAPAKILPEVPVQAESREDLREKLKRRSGGIIFTTLQKFAPPLDEEKNFQLSGRSNVIVVADEAHRSQYGLKQKLDKDGKLKSGLAKHMRDVLPQATFLGFTGTPIESGDKSTRFVFGDYIDVYDLTRAVEDGATVKIFYESRLARVALSEDEYASLDMLADEITEQVEEAEASAAKSRWSRLEAIVGADERLNLVAEDIIQHWEKRKETMVGKAMIVTMSRRIAVELYNKIVALRPQWHSDDHMKGKLKVIMTGSAADPEIFQPHILNKDQQRDIKARAKDPEDELELVIVRDMWLTGFDAPSLNTMYVDKTMKGAGLMQAIARVNRKFRDKPGGLIVDYIGLFSNLQEALGEYSPSDQSQVGVPIEQLLDVMLEKYDVVRGIVHGVKFNSSPDLSPSERLGEYAKVLDYVMDDPDRTKRYLDQVLALVKVFALVGGQPQAQRISNDVRLFTDVRSALLKIQSPGSGSGGLGSVEVDTALSQLINEAVTADKVVDIYEMAGVTTPEISLLSDEFLDSLAVKEKPNLQMGLLRRLLNDEIKTISRENIVQGRKFSEQLEEAVNRYTNRSLSTAEIVAELVRLAKEVRDEYRRCEEMELSYAEVAIYDALAHHDTAVLEMGDETLKKITIDLVHAVRGSVTIDWNVKKSVQSEMRSKIKRLLAKYDYPPDQEEIAVELVIAQAELWANTVSLTE; encoded by the coding sequence CCAGCTTTAATGAGAACATTGTGGAGCTCGCCGCGCTGGACTATTTCGCGCAACTTGGTTACCAAACGGTCAGTGGTGCTTTCATCGCGCCGGGTGAACCGGCTGCAGAGCGCGAGGACTACTCCCAAGTGATTCTGTGGGATCGGTTGCGTGAGGCAGCAGCGCGGATCAATCCTAGGGTAAGCAGGCGCCAGATTGAACAAGCGATTGTAAAGCTGCAGCGGGCGGAATCCCAAAGTCTGATCGACGAAAACCTACGAGTACATGACCTACTGACCAAGGGCATCTCGGTGGAAAAACGTGAACGTGATGGCCGGTTGAGTTACGAGCATGTCTGGTTTATTGACTTTGGTAATCCAGACAACAACGACTGGGCTGCGATCAACCAGTTCACGATTATTGAGAACAAGAATCGCCGTCCGGATGTTCTAGTCTATGTCAACGGGTTGCCATTGGCGCTGCTCGAGTTGAAGAACCCAGTGACAGAAAATGCGACTCTAAGGTCGGCGTGGAATCAGATTCAGACATATCGGCGAGATATCCCATCAGTATTTATCACCAACGTGATGACGGTCATTTCGGATGGTACGTCAGCCGCGATGAGTTCATTCTCAGGTGCCTTTGAACATTATGCGCCGTGGAAAACTATTGACGGCCGAGATGTGGTGACTAACCGTCCGGCACTTGAGGTGTTGATCAAAGGCGTGTTTAACAAGCAGCGCTTCCTTGATTTGTTCCTCAACTTCACAGTGTTCTCCGAAGAGACCGTAACAGATAAGAAAACCAAGGAGAAATCTTTGGTCTTGATCAAGCGGATTGCCAAGTATCACCAGTACTGGGCGGTGAACGCAGCGATTGAATCCACAGTGATGGCCGCCGGTCCTGATGGGGATCGTCGTGGTGGTGTGGTCTGGCACACGCAAGGTTCGGGCAAGAGCTTTGAGATGGTGTTTTACGCCGCCAAGATCATGCGCGATCCACGGATGGCCAACCCGACCTTGGTGTTTATTACCGACCGTAATGATCTGGACGATCAGTTGTTCGCGGAAGTCTTTGCCCCAGCAAAGATATTGCCGGAGGTGCCGGTTCAAGCTGAGTCCCGAGAAGATTTGCGTGAGAAGCTGAAGCGCCGTTCAGGTGGGATCATCTTTACCACGCTGCAGAAGTTTGCCCCACCACTAGATGAAGAGAAAAACTTCCAGCTGTCGGGGCGAAGCAACGTGATCGTGGTTGCTGACGAGGCACATCGTTCCCAGTATGGATTGAAGCAGAAGTTAGACAAAGACGGCAAACTGAAGTCTGGCCTAGCCAAGCACATGCGCGATGTATTGCCGCAGGCTACGTTCCTTGGGTTTACTGGTACCCCGATTGAGTCAGGTGATAAGTCCACCCGCTTTGTCTTCGGTGATTATATTGATGTTTACGACCTGACCCGTGCGGTGGAAGACGGCGCTACAGTCAAGATCTTCTATGAATCACGGCTCGCCCGAGTGGCACTGTCTGAAGATGAATACGCCTCGTTGGACATGCTGGCTGATGAGATTACGGAGCAGGTCGAAGAGGCGGAAGCTTCAGCAGCTAAGTCTCGCTGGTCTCGCTTGGAAGCGATTGTAGGTGCCGATGAGCGCTTGAACTTGGTGGCCGAAGACATTATTCAGCACTGGGAGAAGCGCAAGGAAACGATGGTCGGTAAGGCGATGATTGTGACTATGTCGCGCCGGATCGCGGTGGAACTCTACAACAAGATTGTTGCACTCAGACCCCAGTGGCACTCTGATGACCATATGAAGGGAAAACTCAAGGTGATCATGACCGGATCGGCAGCTGATCCGGAGATTTTCCAGCCTCATATCTTGAATAAGGATCAGCAACGAGATATTAAAGCGCGGGCAAAAGATCCAGAAGATGAACTGGAGCTAGTGATTGTCCGAGATATGTGGCTGACTGGCTTTGATGCCCCAAGCCTGAACACTATGTATGTGGATAAGACCATGAAGGGTGCAGGATTGATGCAGGCGATTGCCCGTGTCAATCGGAAATTCCGCGACAAACCGGGTGGTCTGATCGTCGACTACATTGGCTTATTTTCCAACCTCCAGGAAGCGTTGGGGGAATATTCCCCATCTGACCAAAGCCAGGTTGGTGTCCCAATCGAGCAGCTGCTTGACGTGATGCTGGAGAAGTACGACGTGGTGAGAGGTATCGTCCACGGCGTGAAGTTTAATAGTTCGCCGGACTTATCCCCTTCGGAGCGTTTGGGGGAGTACGCCAAAGTATTAGATTATGTGATGGATGATCCGGATCGGACTAAGCGCTATCTGGATCAGGTATTGGCGCTGGTGAAGGTGTTCGCCTTGGTTGGTGGGCAGCCTCAAGCTCAACGAATTAGCAATGACGTGCGTCTGTTTACTGATGTGCGCTCAGCATTGCTGAAGATCCAATCGCCAGGATCTGGTTCGGGTGGCTTAGGATCAGTCGAAGTAGATACAGCACTGAGCCAACTCATTAATGAAGCTGTCACCGCTGACAAGGTCGTCGACATCTACGAGATGGCGGGTGTTACAACACCAGAAATTTCGTTGTTGTCCGATGAGTTCTTGGATTCCCTCGCGGTAAAGGAGAAACCGAATTTGCAGATGGGTTTGCTGCGTCGCTTGCTCAATGACGAGATCAAGACCATTTCGCGTGAGAATATTGTTCAGGGGCGGAAGTTTTCTGAGCAGCTGGAAGAAGCAGTCAACCGCTACACCAACCGCTCGCTCTCGACTGCGGAGATCGTGGCCGAACTTGTCCGTTTAGCTAAGGAAGTGCGCGATGAGTATCGCCGGTGTGAGGAAATGGAGCTGTCATATGCTGAGGTGGCGATCTACGACGCCTTAGCCCATCACGATACCGCAGTCCTCGAGATGGGGGACGAGACTCTGAAGAAGATCACGATTGACCTCGTCCATGCGGTGCGTGGCTCAGTAACCATTGACTGGAACGTCAAAAAGAGCGTCCAGTCTGAAATGCGCTCGAAAATCAAGCGGCTACTGGCCAAATACGATTATCCTCCGGACCAGGAAGAAATAGCAGTAGAGCTAGTGATTGCACAGGCCGAATTGTGGGCGAACACAGTTTCACTGACGGAGTAG
- a CDS encoding ATP-binding protein: protein MSASYRKRIVDQELHSTLNRAGAVLIQGAKACGKTETALQVAGSVITMDTNPQASRLMSIDPHLLLVGPTPRLIDEWQIHPEIWNYVKRAVDDRKTPGQFILTGSTAPQAEESRHSGAGRFARLTMRTMTFVETGHSSEEISLHDVLDNAPIQAMSDKHIDFHTLITRIAVGGWPGNLTLNTEDALEMNKDYVETIAFAEVQNFNLRNSVKMRRLLTSLGRAIGTEMNVSTIASDIGAGHKSTNLYLDVLRQLFIVEEQPAWSSHLRSRAQLRKTPKLHLADPSLAVAALSATPTTLLEQLEYTGQLFESQVVHDLRVLSGQPVFHARDNSGAEVDAIIDYPDGKLLLVEVKLGQNDAVVEQAARSLNRFANKLNRDDVSKMIITSGGFGYRRIEDNIAVVPFTALTL, encoded by the coding sequence ATGAGCGCATCATATCGCAAGCGGATAGTCGACCAAGAACTTCACAGCACTCTCAACCGTGCCGGAGCTGTGCTCATCCAGGGCGCTAAAGCCTGTGGCAAAACTGAAACAGCACTCCAAGTGGCCGGTTCTGTTATCACTATGGATACTAACCCCCAAGCATCCCGTCTCATGAGCATTGATCCTCATTTACTCCTTGTGGGCCCCACTCCACGGCTTATTGATGAATGGCAAATCCACCCTGAGATCTGGAATTACGTTAAGCGGGCTGTAGACGATCGAAAAACACCAGGCCAATTCATTCTCACCGGTTCCACTGCCCCGCAAGCTGAAGAATCACGCCATAGCGGGGCGGGCCGATTCGCTCGGCTTACGATGAGAACTATGACTTTTGTGGAGACTGGTCACTCGTCCGAAGAAATCAGCTTGCACGACGTGCTCGATAATGCTCCGATCCAAGCGATGAGTGATAAACACATAGACTTCCACACCTTAATCACTCGTATCGCGGTGGGTGGGTGGCCTGGGAACCTTACGCTCAACACCGAAGACGCACTGGAGATGAACAAAGATTACGTTGAAACCATCGCATTCGCTGAGGTTCAAAATTTCAATTTGCGCAACAGCGTTAAAATGCGCCGGTTACTCACATCCCTTGGTAGGGCTATTGGAACTGAAATGAATGTGTCCACCATTGCCAGTGATATAGGTGCGGGCCACAAATCGACCAATCTGTACCTTGATGTGTTGCGCCAGCTGTTCATTGTTGAAGAACAACCGGCATGGTCTTCACACTTGCGTTCGCGTGCACAACTGCGCAAAACCCCAAAACTGCATCTGGCTGACCCCTCCTTAGCGGTCGCAGCATTGTCCGCAACGCCTACTACCCTTCTTGAACAGTTGGAATACACTGGTCAGCTTTTTGAATCGCAGGTTGTTCACGACTTAAGGGTGCTCAGTGGACAGCCAGTGTTCCATGCACGCGACAACTCTGGCGCAGAAGTTGACGCCATTATCGACTACCCCGATGGAAAACTACTGTTAGTAGAAGTGAAGCTTGGGCAAAACGATGCGGTGGTTGAACAGGCTGCACGATCATTGAATAGATTTGCAAACAAGCTCAATCGCGATGATGTATCAAAGATGATTATTACCTCGGGCGGGTTCGGCTACCGCCGCATCGAAGATAATATTGCGGTAGTTCCCTTCACCGCACTGACACTGTGA
- a CDS encoding vWA domain-containing protein, translated as MPTFSSRPAFSLIFASVLMVGVSPVVSAQESAGAILQPTVLVLDSSGSMLEIDVDGRSRMDAAKQAVGEFIDHVPHGAPLGLVTYGTGTGSSEEEKDAGCQDISVIARPGEKDKQALKDAVARFEPRGYTPIGNSLRKATELLPKEGARSVVLVSDGIDTCAPPPVCEVAQELKNQGTDLVVHTVGFKVDEAARAELECIAHVTGGTYADASSAESLKASLTTVTTRTAVGYQLPSTRVEFSADKKQAPTLDVGTVDTPARYHVIAPTTEKEPAHFTIDVPENHTLHIGMSTVPPVGTKKFLEGHYGMTIFAESCSGETMAASDTTADMPASGYFIAQDCTGEQSFNLHLTGSPVKDVDFTVVAVPKPTDLGDDFNKSPSTGRSAEDLSQPAPSENPQNVTPASQPDESAPLINGTVEAEIVEGETQFFAVPIEWGQALDVTAEVLEDTLTESDNFATSLQRSLDVTFSNAIHEKIASESSGPLFTKDIGKPVVIGTKFPIAYANASEAEYPGHSSWLGGTHYVQVSARSHGRDSNTDATTELKPIKYRLTASPVGQAVKGPTFPKASTQTPTVSSTTANAADSNQAAPEEKESNWLIPGFIIALVIAAFGAAGYSLQRKK; from the coding sequence ATGCCCACTTTTTCTTCCCGCCCAGCCTTTTCCTTGATTTTCGCAAGCGTGCTGATGGTTGGGGTCAGTCCCGTTGTTTCTGCGCAGGAGTCGGCGGGTGCGATATTACAGCCCACGGTGCTGGTGTTGGACTCATCAGGCTCCATGCTGGAAATCGATGTTGATGGTCGCTCACGAATGGACGCGGCGAAACAGGCAGTCGGTGAATTTATCGACCACGTTCCACATGGTGCCCCACTCGGTTTAGTCACCTACGGAACCGGTACGGGTAGCAGTGAGGAAGAAAAAGACGCAGGGTGTCAAGATATTTCCGTCATCGCACGCCCCGGCGAAAAGGACAAGCAAGCATTAAAAGATGCGGTGGCACGTTTCGAACCGCGCGGATACACGCCGATTGGAAACTCGCTGCGTAAAGCCACCGAGCTGTTGCCGAAGGAAGGAGCACGCTCTGTTGTTTTAGTTTCTGATGGCATCGATACTTGCGCACCGCCGCCGGTGTGTGAAGTAGCGCAAGAACTGAAAAATCAAGGAACGGACCTCGTGGTGCACACCGTGGGTTTCAAAGTTGATGAGGCAGCACGCGCCGAACTGGAGTGCATTGCCCACGTTACGGGTGGTACCTATGCGGATGCATCAAGCGCGGAAAGCCTGAAAGCTTCCCTGACCACCGTCACCACCCGCACCGCAGTGGGCTACCAACTTCCCAGCACACGAGTAGAATTCAGTGCCGACAAGAAGCAGGCACCCACTCTGGATGTGGGTACTGTGGACACACCTGCCCGCTACCACGTGATAGCACCAACAACGGAGAAGGAACCAGCACACTTCACAATTGATGTGCCGGAAAACCACACGCTGCACATTGGGATGAGTACAGTACCGCCAGTGGGGACCAAAAAATTCCTTGAGGGGCATTACGGGATGACCATTTTTGCCGAAAGTTGCTCTGGTGAAACCATGGCAGCCAGCGACACAACCGCCGACATGCCCGCATCGGGGTATTTCATCGCTCAGGACTGCACCGGTGAACAAAGCTTCAATCTCCATCTCACCGGCTCACCAGTAAAAGACGTCGATTTCACCGTGGTGGCGGTCCCCAAGCCGACCGACCTTGGGGACGATTTCAACAAATCTCCCTCCACAGGACGCAGTGCGGAGGATCTCAGCCAGCCCGCACCAAGCGAAAACCCGCAGAACGTCACCCCAGCTTCGCAACCCGATGAGTCCGCACCGCTTATCAACGGAACAGTGGAAGCCGAGATTGTGGAAGGCGAAACCCAGTTTTTCGCCGTCCCCATTGAGTGGGGTCAAGCCCTCGACGTGACCGCCGAGGTTCTAGAGGACACCCTCACAGAAAGCGATAACTTCGCCACAAGTCTTCAGCGAAGCCTCGACGTTACTTTCAGCAATGCTATCCACGAAAAGATCGCGAGTGAAAGCTCAGGACCGCTGTTCACTAAGGATATTGGTAAGCCAGTAGTGATAGGCACGAAATTCCCCATCGCATACGCGAATGCGAGCGAAGCGGAATACCCAGGCCACTCGTCGTGGCTTGGTGGCACCCACTACGTGCAGGTCAGTGCCCGAAGCCATGGGCGCGACAGCAACACAGATGCCACCACGGAACTTAAACCCATAAAGTACCGACTGACCGCAAGCCCAGTAGGCCAAGCAGTAAAGGGGCCAACGTTCCCGAAAGCTTCTACCCAAACCCCCACAGTATCTTCGACCACCGCGAATGCAGCTGACTCTAATCAAGCTGCACCAGAAGAGAAAGAAAGCAACTGGCTAATTCCAGGTTTTATCATCGCCTTGGTCATCGCAGCCTTTGGCGCCGCAGGATATTCTCTGCAACGAAAGAAGTAA